In Bradyrhizobium lablabi, one DNA window encodes the following:
- the cbiB gene encoding adenosylcobinamide-phosphate synthase CbiB, whose protein sequence is MFAELAFTALAIEAAFGFPDTLYRWIGHPVSWIGTLIAWCERAWNRPEFSFERRRMFGSTTLVLLLGVSGLSGTVIFLLAQHLLPGFASTLISGAVASTLLAQRSLDSHVRAVADALEQKGIEAGRQAVSMIVGRDTQNLDVAGVSRAAIESLAENFSDGVVAPLFWLLVAGLPGVCGYKAVNTADSMIGHKSERYLAFGWASARVDDLVNLPASRLAAFWLLLASAPLSGLSSRGAIMAVWRDANRHRSPNAGWPEAAMAGALGLRLAGPRAYHGTTIDDHWIGDGRETAGVQDIRTALRQYRLACAIQFVCVAGLAAVTAFA, encoded by the coding sequence ATGTTCGCCGAACTCGCTTTCACCGCGCTCGCAATCGAAGCAGCTTTTGGATTTCCGGACACCCTCTATCGCTGGATCGGCCATCCGGTGAGCTGGATCGGGACGCTGATAGCATGGTGCGAGCGCGCCTGGAACCGTCCTGAGTTCTCGTTCGAACGCCGTCGGATGTTTGGCTCTACGACACTGGTTTTACTGCTTGGCGTCAGCGGTTTGTCGGGGACGGTCATCTTCCTGCTCGCGCAACACTTGCTCCCAGGCTTCGCGAGTACGCTCATCTCGGGAGCGGTGGCCAGCACGCTGCTTGCCCAGCGCAGCCTCGATTCGCATGTCCGGGCGGTTGCCGATGCGCTGGAGCAGAAAGGTATTGAGGCAGGGCGTCAAGCGGTGTCGATGATTGTCGGACGCGACACGCAAAACCTGGATGTAGCGGGCGTCAGCCGCGCTGCCATCGAAAGCCTCGCCGAAAATTTTTCCGACGGCGTCGTAGCGCCGCTGTTCTGGCTCCTTGTCGCCGGATTGCCCGGAGTTTGCGGCTACAAGGCGGTCAATACGGCGGACAGCATGATCGGCCATAAATCCGAGCGCTATCTCGCCTTTGGCTGGGCGTCGGCGCGAGTGGACGATCTCGTCAACCTCCCGGCTTCGCGGCTCGCGGCATTTTGGCTGCTGCTGGCCTCGGCGCCATTATCCGGGTTGTCGTCCCGCGGTGCAATCATGGCCGTGTGGCGCGATGCAAATAGGCACCGCTCGCCGAATGCTGGATGGCCGGAGGCAGCAATGGCAGGCGCGCTAGGTCTCAGGCTTGCCGGCCCGCGCGCCTATCACGGAACGACGATTGACGATCATTGGATTGGTGATGGCCGCGAGACGGCCGGCGTCCAGGACATCCGCACAGCTCTCAGGCAATACCGGCTCGCATGCGCAATCCAATTCGTATGCGTTGCAGGATTGGCTGCGGTTACGGCGTTTGCTTGA
- the cobU gene encoding bifunctional adenosylcobinamide kinase/adenosylcobinamide-phosphate guanylyltransferase, whose product MNVPPPRLTFVLGGARSGKSRYAENLVMDCAPPWVYVATAEAHDSEMAARIAAHRNRRDGRWRTVEAPLDLASAIAAHGSKGQAVLIDCLTLWLSNVMLDGRDLIAEQQRLITALGNADGPVVVVSNEVGFGIVPDNALAREFRDAQGRLNMQVAAIADRAVLIAAGLPLILK is encoded by the coding sequence ATGAACGTTCCCCCGCCTCGTCTGACCTTCGTTCTCGGCGGCGCGCGGTCCGGAAAGAGCAGATATGCCGAGAACTTAGTGATGGACTGCGCTCCGCCCTGGGTCTACGTGGCAACCGCCGAAGCCCATGATAGCGAGATGGCGGCGCGGATTGCCGCGCACCGCAACCGACGCGATGGCCGCTGGCGCACCGTCGAGGCCCCGCTCGATTTGGCGAGCGCGATCGCAGCGCATGGCAGCAAAGGACAAGCCGTGCTGATCGATTGTCTCACGCTCTGGCTCAGCAATGTCATGCTGGACGGTCGGGATTTGATCGCTGAGCAGCAGCGGTTGATCACGGCCCTTGGCAACGCCGACGGACCTGTTGTCGTCGTCTCCAATGAAGTCGGCTTTGGCATCGTTCCCGATAATGCGCTGGCGCGAGAATTTCGTGATGCGCAAGGCCGCCTCAACATGCAGGTGGCTGCGATTGCCGACCGCGCTGTCTTGATCGCGGCGGGATTGCCGCTCATTCTGAAATAG
- the cobO gene encoding cob(I)yrinic acid a,c-diamide adenosyltransferase yields MTTETDDEARHKAKMANRKAVQDAEVAGKTIEKGLLIVHTGKGKGKSTAAFGLLLRAIGRGFQCGVVQFGKGAWQTGERAAIERFGDQVKWYTLGEGFTWETQDRARDVAAAERAWDRATELMEDPSIRLLILDELNISLRYDHLDLGRVLAAFASRRADLHVVVTGRNAKPELIEIADLVTEMVAVKHHFAAGVKAQQGIEF; encoded by the coding sequence ATGACAACCGAAACCGACGACGAAGCGCGCCACAAGGCAAAGATGGCCAACCGCAAGGCGGTTCAGGATGCCGAGGTCGCCGGCAAGACGATCGAGAAAGGATTGCTCATCGTCCACACCGGCAAAGGCAAGGGCAAATCGACGGCGGCTTTCGGTCTTCTGCTGCGCGCCATCGGACGAGGTTTTCAGTGCGGCGTGGTGCAGTTCGGCAAGGGAGCCTGGCAGACCGGCGAGCGCGCTGCGATCGAGCGTTTTGGCGATCAGGTCAAATGGTACACACTTGGTGAAGGTTTTACCTGGGAAACCCAGGATCGTGCCCGCGATGTCGCCGCCGCAGAGCGCGCCTGGGACCGGGCGACTGAACTGATGGAAGATCCCTCGATCCGATTGCTGATCCTCGACGAGCTCAATATCTCCTTGCGCTACGATCATCTCGACCTCGGCCGGGTCCTTGCGGCGTTCGCGAGCCGGCGGGCTGACTTGCACGTCGTCGTCACCGGCCGCAATGCAAAACCCGAATTGATCGAGATAGCCGACCTCGTGACCGAGATGGTAGCCGTGAAGCACCACTTCGCGGCCGGTGTCAAAGCGCAGCAAGGCATCGAGTTTTGA
- a CDS encoding cobyric acid synthase, which translates to MLQGTGSDVGKSLLVAGLARAFTNRGLRVRPFKPQNMSNNAAVTADGGEIGRAQALQARAARVQPSVHMNPVLLKPQSETGSQVVVQGRVVGNAKGREYQAMKPKLLGAVLESFGHLAREADLVLVEGAGSASEVNLRSADIANMGFARAAGVPVVLIGDIDRGGVIASLVGTKAVIAAEDAAMIAGFIVNKFRGDPSLFSEGMATIARHTGWQPLGLVPFFDLAHRLPAEDALGLQTGSSRGDSDRTLIVVLAYPRISNFDDFDPLRLEPGVNVVFIRPGQPIPGGAALVVLPGSKATIADLAALRETGWDTDLNAHVRRGGYVLGVCGGYQMLGAHISDPDGIEGPAGAVAGLGLLDVETVLGGDKVLVDIVGTSADGAAPFEGYEMHVGRTTGTGCAKPLLQFADGRKDGAVDGSGRIAGCYVHGLFSDDRQRDHWLRRVANKPSGLAYETDVEETLDRLAGHIEQHIDCNRLLDLARAPDLKQTP; encoded by the coding sequence ATGCTGCAGGGGACCGGCTCGGACGTCGGCAAGTCGCTGCTGGTTGCGGGATTGGCGCGGGCTTTCACCAATCGCGGCCTGCGAGTGAGGCCTTTCAAGCCACAGAACATGTCGAACAATGCCGCCGTTACCGCCGACGGCGGCGAGATCGGGCGCGCGCAGGCGCTGCAGGCGCGCGCGGCGCGCGTGCAACCAAGCGTGCACATGAACCCCGTGCTGCTGAAGCCGCAGAGCGAAACCGGCTCGCAGGTGGTCGTACAGGGCCGCGTCGTCGGCAATGCCAAAGGGCGCGAATATCAGGCGATGAAGCCCAAACTTCTCGGCGCTGTGCTTGAAAGTTTTGGCCATCTTGCGCGCGAGGCTGACCTCGTGCTGGTCGAAGGCGCGGGCTCGGCGTCGGAAGTGAACCTGAGGTCCGCCGACATCGCCAATATGGGCTTTGCTCGCGCGGCCGGCGTGCCGGTGGTCCTGATCGGCGATATCGATCGGGGCGGCGTGATCGCCAGCCTCGTTGGCACCAAGGCCGTCATCGCTGCCGAGGACGCCGCGATGATCGCAGGCTTCATCGTCAACAAATTTCGCGGCGATCCGTCTCTGTTCAGCGAAGGGATGGCCACCATCGCCCGACACACGGGCTGGCAACCGCTCGGTCTGGTGCCGTTTTTCGACTTGGCGCACAGGCTGCCGGCGGAAGACGCGCTCGGGCTTCAAACTGGCTCCTCGCGCGGCGATAGCGATCGCACCCTGATCGTGGTGCTGGCCTATCCCCGCATCTCGAATTTTGATGATTTTGATCCGTTGCGCCTTGAGCCGGGCGTTAATGTTGTCTTCATCAGGCCTGGACAGCCCATTCCCGGCGGCGCCGCGCTGGTGGTGCTGCCGGGGTCCAAGGCCACGATTGCCGATCTCGCCGCGCTGCGCGAAACGGGATGGGACACTGACCTCAACGCGCACGTGCGCCGCGGCGGCTATGTGCTCGGTGTTTGCGGCGGCTATCAGATGCTCGGCGCGCATATTTCTGATCCGGACGGAATCGAGGGACCTGCCGGCGCCGTCGCGGGCCTTGGTTTGCTCGATGTCGAGACCGTGCTCGGGGGCGACAAGGTCCTCGTCGATATCGTTGGCACGAGTGCCGATGGGGCGGCGCCCTTCGAAGGATATGAGATGCACGTCGGACGCACGACCGGTACGGGGTGCGCGAAACCACTCTTGCAGTTTGCCGACGGACGAAAGGACGGAGCGGTCGACGGCTCCGGCCGCATCGCCGGTTGCTACGTTCACGGGCTCTTTTCCGACGACCGGCAGCGCGACCACTGGCTGCGCCGCGTCGCAAACAAGCCCTCTGGACTCGCCTACGAAACCGACGTCGAGGAGACCCTCGACCGCCTTGCCGGCCACATCGAGCAACACATCGACTGCAACCGTCTACTTGATCTGGCCCGCGCACCCGATCTCAAGCAAACGCCGTAA